In Virgibacillus proomii, a single window of DNA contains:
- a CDS encoding type III pantothenate kinase produces MLFVLDVGNTNTVLGVFADDKLIHQWRIKTDRHKTEDEFGMLIKSLFAHKGVAFSEITAVIISSVVPPIMYALEKMCKNYFQIEPLIIGKEAVDSFLKMRYPNPKEIGADRIVNAVGAIEEYGAPLIIIDFGTATTYCYISEQKEYYGGVIAPGMQIAMEALYQYASKLPKIEIQVPPSVIGSSTVEAMQAGALYGYVEQVDGIVRRIEKEMGVRTTVVATGGLSPLIADESKMIAIVDPYLTLKGLRYIYNKNKPE; encoded by the coding sequence ATGTTATTTGTATTAGATGTTGGAAATACGAATACGGTCCTGGGTGTTTTTGCTGATGATAAATTAATTCATCAATGGCGAATAAAAACGGACCGTCATAAGACAGAAGATGAATTTGGCATGCTAATTAAGTCATTATTTGCACATAAAGGTGTTGCTTTTTCAGAAATTACAGCAGTAATTATTTCTTCCGTAGTACCTCCTATTATGTATGCTTTAGAAAAGATGTGTAAAAACTATTTTCAAATAGAGCCATTGATCATTGGCAAGGAAGCAGTAGATTCCTTTTTAAAAATGCGTTATCCAAACCCAAAAGAAATTGGGGCGGACCGGATTGTGAATGCAGTTGGAGCGATTGAGGAGTATGGTGCACCGCTTATTATCATTGACTTTGGGACGGCGACGACCTATTGCTACATTAGTGAACAAAAAGAATATTACGGCGGAGTCATTGCCCCAGGAATGCAGATAGCGATGGAAGCCTTGTATCAATATGCTTCTAAATTACCGAAAATAGAAATTCAAGTTCCACCGAGTGTCATTGGCTCATCTACTGTAGAGGCAATGCAGGCTGGTGCTCTATATGGTTATGTAGAGCAAGTTGACGGGATTGTGCGTCGTATAGAGAAAGAAATGGGTGTTAGGACAACTGTTGTAGCAACAGGGGGACTATCGCCATTAATTGCTGATGAATCAAAAATGATAGCTATTGTAGATCCTTATTTAACTTTAAAGGGATTACGGTATATTTATAACAAAAACAAACCAGAATAG
- the hslO gene encoding Hsp33 family molecular chaperone HslO, producing the protein MKDFIIKATAYDDKVRAYAALSTHTVEEARRRHDTWATASAALGRTLTITAMMGAMLKGEDTITTKVIGNGPIGAIIADANANGQVRGYVTNPHVDFELNSQGKLDVARAVGTEGNISVIKDLGLRDFFTGEVPIISGEISEDFTYYFSNSEQIPSAVGAGVLVNPDHSILAAGGFIVQLMPDASEEVVEQLEEQIQAFPAISALIREGNKPEQILQRLFGDQEMKLLESIPLEFRCRCSKERVERAIIGLGEAEIQNMIDEDHGAEASCHFCNHTYHFTEEELINLKEQAK; encoded by the coding sequence ATGAAAGATTTTATAATAAAAGCAACTGCTTATGATGACAAGGTACGTGCGTATGCTGCGCTCTCTACCCATACTGTGGAAGAGGCGAGAAGGCGACATGACACATGGGCAACGGCTTCAGCTGCGCTAGGCAGAACACTTACGATTACAGCGATGATGGGAGCAATGCTAAAAGGGGAAGACACCATTACAACGAAAGTAATTGGGAATGGTCCAATTGGAGCAATTATTGCAGATGCGAATGCAAACGGGCAAGTTCGCGGTTATGTAACGAATCCTCATGTTGATTTTGAACTAAATTCTCAAGGGAAGTTGGATGTGGCTAGGGCTGTCGGTACGGAAGGAAATATTAGTGTCATTAAGGATTTAGGATTAAGAGACTTCTTTACTGGGGAAGTTCCGATTATTTCCGGGGAAATTAGCGAAGACTTTACTTATTATTTTTCGAATTCTGAACAAATCCCTTCAGCTGTTGGCGCAGGCGTATTAGTAAATCCTGATCATAGCATTTTAGCTGCTGGAGGGTTTATTGTCCAACTGATGCCAGACGCAAGTGAAGAGGTAGTCGAACAGTTAGAAGAACAAATACAAGCTTTCCCAGCTATTTCCGCATTAATTCGTGAAGGAAATAAACCTGAGCAAATATTACAGCGCCTATTTGGTGACCAGGAGATGAAGCTGCTTGAGTCTATCCCGTTGGAATTCCGTTGTCGATGCTCAAAAGAACGGGTAGAGCGAGCTATTATTGGATTAGGAGAAGCTGAAATTCAAAATATGATCGATGAAGATCACGGAGCTGAGGCTAGCTGTCATTTTTGTAATCATACTTACCATTTTACAGAAGAAGAGTTAATTAATCTAAAAGAACAAGCAAAATAA
- the cysK gene encoding cysteine synthase A translates to MKVANSIAELIGETPIVRLNNIVDENSADIYVKLEFMNPGSSVKDRIALAMVEAAEKEGLLNEGDTIIEPTSGNTGIGLAMVAAAKGYKAILVMPDTMSQERRNLLRAYGAKLVLTPGAEGMKGAINKAEELQKEHGYFMPQQFNNEANPEVHEKTTGKEIISQMSEGLDAFIAGIGTGGTITGAGRVLKEHFKDIKIYAVEPATSAVLSGEKPGPHKIQGIGAGFVPKILDTHIYDKVLQIENEEAFETAREIATTNGILGGISAGAAVAAAKKIAKELGKGKKVLAIFPDNGERYLSTPLYHFGENE, encoded by the coding sequence ATGAAAGTTGCAAATTCGATAGCGGAGCTTATTGGAGAAACGCCAATTGTAAGGTTAAATAATATAGTTGATGAAAATAGTGCTGATATTTATGTGAAATTAGAATTTATGAATCCGGGAAGTTCAGTAAAAGATCGAATTGCTTTAGCAATGGTAGAAGCTGCTGAGAAGGAAGGCTTACTTAATGAAGGAGATACCATTATTGAACCAACAAGTGGGAATACTGGAATAGGCTTAGCGATGGTAGCTGCTGCCAAAGGTTATAAAGCAATCTTAGTGATGCCGGATACGATGAGTCAGGAACGCCGTAATCTATTACGTGCTTATGGTGCTAAGTTAGTATTAACGCCTGGTGCTGAAGGAATGAAGGGGGCAATAAATAAAGCAGAAGAGCTGCAAAAAGAACATGGATATTTTATGCCGCAGCAATTTAATAATGAGGCAAATCCCGAAGTTCATGAAAAAACGACAGGAAAAGAAATCATTTCCCAAATGTCTGAGGGATTAGATGCCTTTATTGCTGGTATCGGTACAGGAGGTACGATTACAGGAGCGGGTAGAGTGCTAAAAGAGCATTTTAAAGATATTAAAATATATGCTGTCGAACCAGCAACATCTGCTGTACTCTCTGGAGAAAAACCAGGTCCACACAAAATTCAGGGGATAGGTGCAGGTTTTGTACCGAAGATATTGGATACACATATATACGATAAAGTATTACAAATTGAAAACGAAGAGGCTTTTGAAACGGCCAGAGAAATTGCTACGACCAATGGAATATTAGGTGGTATTTCTGCAGGCGCAGCTGTAGCCGCTGCGAAAAAAATTGCTAAAGAACTAGGTAAAGGCAAGAAAGTATTAGCTATATTCCCAGATAATGGGGAACGTTATTTATCTACTCCACTTTATCATTTTGGGGAAAACGAATAA
- a CDS encoding peptidylprolyl isomerase — protein sequence MSKKLLLGIIIILLITNIGMILVWSNNGQVDVKNDGVKRKFSNKEVVATVNGEDITYQKWHEALKNTYGEEKLKAMIDRILVQQLAEKNRIKISDKVIEREISLLLAMQGVLSRSEYKELEADWEDDIRYRYQLQMLLTEDIPVSEAKIKEYYARYGKHYNFTSSMQLSHIVVKDKKTAEKIYEELESGASYSLLAQEYSLDEETKSEGGYLGFISTESQFFPKGYEEIAAKMNEHSYSKPFEADNGIAILYLHRKLPSITFTYEEIKPYIKSELALNEKNQSLDADSLWEKQDIEWIYEKSE from the coding sequence ATGTCAAAAAAACTATTACTTGGAATCATTATTATTCTTTTAATTACGAATATTGGTATGATATTAGTTTGGAGTAATAACGGGCAAGTAGATGTAAAAAATGATGGAGTAAAACGGAAATTTAGCAATAAGGAAGTGGTGGCAACTGTAAATGGAGAAGACATCACTTATCAAAAATGGCACGAAGCTTTAAAGAATACGTATGGAGAAGAAAAGCTGAAGGCAATGATTGATCGCATTCTTGTTCAGCAGTTAGCAGAAAAGAATAGGATCAAGATTAGTGATAAGGTGATAGAACGAGAAATTTCACTCCTGCTTGCAATGCAAGGGGTGTTATCAAGGTCTGAATATAAAGAATTAGAAGCAGATTGGGAAGATGATATACGTTATCGCTATCAACTGCAAATGTTACTAACGGAAGATATACCTGTTTCCGAAGCCAAAATCAAAGAGTATTATGCAAGATATGGGAAACACTACAACTTCACATCTTCCATGCAGCTTTCACATATTGTAGTAAAGGATAAGAAAACAGCGGAGAAAATTTATGAGGAGTTAGAGTCAGGGGCGTCGTATAGCTTATTAGCACAAGAATATTCACTGGATGAAGAAACGAAATCGGAAGGTGGATATTTAGGGTTTATTTCAACAGAAAGCCAATTTTTTCCTAAAGGCTATGAGGAAATTGCTGCTAAGATGAATGAACATTCTTATAGTAAACCATTTGAAGCAGATAATGGTATAGCTATTTTATATTTACATCGTAAGCTTCCTTCGATTACGTTTACCTATGAGGAAATAAAACCGTATATCAAAAGCGAATTAGCACTAAATGAAAAAAATCAGTCATTAGATGCTGATTCACTTTGGGAAAAGCAAGATATTGAGTGGATTTACGAAAAATCTGAATAG